A stretch of Gemmatimonas aurantiaca T-27 DNA encodes these proteins:
- a CDS encoding four helix bundle protein, which translates to MILQLRRASASIAANIAEGSGQPSRAQFARFLGIAIGSANEVTNHVLLARDTRALPHAECDDLLERCNSTRRQLIALHNRLSPPLTTPEPAAP; encoded by the coding sequence CTGATCCTTCAACTGCGGCGTGCGTCCGCATCGATCGCCGCCAACATCGCTGAAGGCTCCGGCCAGCCCTCGCGCGCGCAATTCGCCCGATTCCTCGGCATTGCCATCGGTTCCGCCAATGAAGTCACCAATCACGTATTGCTCGCCCGCGACACCCGTGCACTGCCACACGCAGAATGCGACGATCTTCTCGAACGCTGCAACAGCACCCGCCGCCAACTAATCGCCCTGCACAATCGCCTCAGTCCACCCCTCACCACACCAGAACCAGCCGCCCCCTAA
- the cysS gene encoding cysteine--tRNA ligase translates to MPEFRLYNTLTRRVEPFAPVDGQTVRMYTCGPTVYNPAHLGNFRTFLFEDLLRRVIRLAGWQVEQVMNLTDVDDKIIRKAAATGQDILQVTEPFTALFHQDRRYLRIEDAERYPKATEHVPEMIELVERLVANGVAYTAEDGSVYFAIDRFADYGKLSQLDKRELKSGARVAQDEYAKENAQDFALWKSAKPEDEATGAAWDSPWGRGRPGWHLECSAMAMKYLGETFDLHAGGIDLIFPHHEDEIAQSEAATGKQFARCWCHGEFLLTDGAKMAKRIGNVANVVELREQGISGTVYRHFVFNAHYRKQLNLTEDSLEQSRAAVNRIGAFARRLGEATHGTPALVVVAERAEQEFYAALFEDLNAPEALAALFTFISDANRELDIAVAEPAVGDTAALERARTAFRLMDSVLDLVPEQLTDGELADWVEERLAARRAARERRDFAAADAIRVELTERNILIEDGPAGTRWRRG, encoded by the coding sequence ATGCCCGAGTTCCGCCTGTACAACACGCTCACGCGCCGCGTGGAGCCGTTCGCGCCCGTCGATGGTCAAACGGTGCGTATGTACACGTGTGGACCGACGGTCTATAACCCCGCGCACCTCGGCAATTTTCGCACGTTCCTCTTCGAGGATCTGCTGCGTCGTGTCATCCGGCTGGCCGGCTGGCAGGTGGAGCAGGTGATGAACCTGACGGATGTCGACGACAAGATCATCCGGAAGGCCGCAGCCACAGGGCAGGACATCCTGCAGGTCACGGAGCCGTTCACGGCGCTGTTCCATCAGGATCGTCGTTACCTGCGCATCGAAGACGCCGAGCGCTATCCCAAGGCCACCGAGCACGTCCCCGAGATGATCGAACTCGTGGAGCGGCTTGTGGCGAATGGTGTGGCCTACACGGCCGAAGATGGTTCCGTGTATTTCGCCATCGATCGGTTCGCCGACTACGGCAAGCTCTCTCAGCTCGACAAGCGCGAGCTGAAGAGCGGGGCCCGTGTGGCGCAGGACGAGTACGCGAAGGAAAACGCCCAGGACTTTGCGCTCTGGAAGAGTGCCAAGCCGGAAGACGAAGCCACCGGGGCCGCATGGGATTCTCCCTGGGGACGCGGACGTCCGGGCTGGCACCTCGAGTGCTCGGCCATGGCCATGAAGTACCTCGGCGAAACCTTCGACCTGCATGCCGGCGGTATCGATCTCATCTTCCCGCACCACGAAGACGAAATCGCGCAGAGTGAGGCCGCCACCGGCAAGCAGTTCGCCCGGTGCTGGTGCCATGGTGAGTTCCTGCTCACCGACGGTGCCAAGATGGCCAAGCGCATCGGCAACGTGGCCAATGTGGTGGAGTTGCGGGAGCAAGGCATCAGCGGCACGGTGTATCGCCACTTTGTCTTCAACGCGCACTACCGCAAGCAGCTCAACCTCACCGAGGATTCGCTCGAGCAGTCACGCGCGGCGGTCAATCGCATCGGCGCGTTTGCTCGGCGACTCGGAGAGGCCACGCACGGCACACCGGCGTTGGTGGTGGTCGCGGAACGTGCCGAACAGGAGTTTTACGCCGCGCTGTTCGAAGACCTCAATGCGCCGGAAGCGCTGGCCGCATTGTTCACGTTCATTTCCGACGCCAACCGGGAGCTCGATATCGCGGTGGCCGAACCGGCGGTAGGTGACACGGCGGCTCTGGAGCGCGCGAGGACGGCGTTCCGGCTGATGGACAGTGTGCTGGACCTGGTGCCGGAGCAGTTGACCGACGGGGAGTTGGCCGATTGGGTGGAAGAACGCCTCGCAGCCCGCCGGGCGGCCCGGGAGCGGCGGGATTTTGCGGCCGCCGACGCTATTCGGGTCGAACTGACCGAACGGAACATCCTCATCGAGGATGGACCAGCCGGTACCCGCTGGCGCCGGGGCTGA
- a CDS encoding ECF-type sigma factor, translating into MSADQAALDALFSLAYEELHRLAQRVWRGEPGVSLSPTTLVNEAWLKLSATPAAANTSPLHFKRIAARAMRQVLVEAARRRQATKRGGREVVHVTLDQQVPRADESDDVIALHEALDRLALLSPRQAQLVESRYFGGLDVQAAAELLGISESTALRDWRLARAWLARELQASR; encoded by the coding sequence GTGTCTGCGGATCAGGCCGCCCTCGATGCACTCTTCAGTCTCGCCTACGAAGAGCTGCACCGCCTCGCACAGCGTGTGTGGCGGGGCGAGCCCGGCGTATCCCTGTCACCCACCACGCTCGTCAACGAGGCGTGGCTCAAGCTCTCGGCCACACCGGCGGCGGCCAACACGTCGCCACTGCATTTCAAGCGCATCGCGGCGCGCGCCATGCGACAGGTCCTCGTCGAAGCGGCCCGTCGACGGCAGGCCACCAAGCGCGGTGGGCGCGAGGTGGTGCATGTCACCCTCGACCAACAGGTGCCACGTGCCGACGAGAGTGACGACGTGATTGCGCTCCACGAAGCCCTCGATCGTCTCGCCCTCCTGTCTCCACGACAGGCGCAGTTGGTGGAAAGCCGCTATTTCGGTGGTCTCGACGTACAGGCCGCGGCCGAGCTGCTCGGCATCAGCGAATCCACTGCACTACGGGATTGGCGACTCGCGAGAGCCTGGCTGGCCCGCGAACTCCAGGCGTCCCGGTGA
- a CDS encoding serine/threonine-protein kinase, whose amino-acid sequence MSARWAVVQELFDAVVDLPAEAQRSRLQQLTDDAALREEVVQLLQADRGPAGLIDHPLEHVAARLIDNAAAYIGRAVGPYRLSALLGEGGMGVVYRAEREDLSRPVAVKILRDGALSPARRARFIAERHALAQLTHPGVAQLYDAGTLDDGTPWFAMEHVSGVPLDEYCATRALGLEDRLALIERVCDAVQHAHEHAIVHRDLKPSNVLVTETGDVKLLDFGIAKQLAAADDPATADAGATVTNTGGASTATRSQLRLLTPAYAAPEQVRGDAVGVYTDVYALGVMLYQLLAGRLPFDLSRSTPGEALTEIVDREPERVSVVAQREAAAWMHGVRRPQWTDIDLLCSTAMHKDANRRYRTVDALRRDLQHLRRSEPLEAHPDSLPYRTARFLRRHTRAVALGAVLALTIAGIGGASVRQIAGARDDARAELHRRAELQRFLLAIFSGNEHGAPPDSLRITTVIERGERQASMLEQDPLVQGDLLVALGRIQRALGRYDRADSLMLAGIGALQRAGDTLAVAGALLARADVRLEQAQYPAADSLLDAAQRLVKHALDKPTPLAWRRDADRERSAATLDAQLFDLRGRRQVLQGQYDSARTTLDLALRLVPPQSPDPMLTADILGDLADVAFYTGAYDRADTLNRDVLTRVQRHAGAFHPRVASTMVNIGATEFERGRYGEAERWFRDALVIAERYFGTEHVQVASTRTMLGRALVFQNRLEEATVALEQALRVQQASVGANHPGVASILNELGNVAIRRQQLDRADAYFARMAEVYSASNGDAHFTVAVALSNRGTVAMERKDLPAAERWYREVVQRFAAAQGAGHLNTGIARIKLGRALIRQQRWREGITESEAGYEIVKTNAAPGVSFLQAARRDLAIAYEALGQQDTATRYRREAEQYDPPKP is encoded by the coding sequence ATGTCCGCTCGCTGGGCCGTGGTGCAGGAACTGTTCGACGCCGTGGTGGACTTGCCGGCCGAAGCCCAGCGCAGTCGCCTGCAGCAACTCACCGACGATGCCGCGCTGCGTGAGGAGGTCGTGCAGTTACTGCAGGCCGATCGTGGACCAGCCGGTCTCATTGATCACCCGCTCGAACACGTCGCTGCTCGGCTGATCGACAACGCTGCCGCGTATATCGGACGTGCCGTGGGTCCGTATCGATTGAGTGCCCTGCTCGGCGAAGGCGGCATGGGCGTGGTGTATCGCGCGGAACGCGAAGACCTGTCGCGTCCCGTGGCGGTGAAGATTCTCCGTGACGGAGCACTGTCTCCGGCGCGACGTGCGCGTTTCATCGCGGAACGTCATGCGCTGGCACAACTCACACACCCCGGTGTCGCGCAGTTGTATGACGCCGGCACGCTCGATGACGGGACGCCATGGTTCGCCATGGAGCACGTGTCCGGTGTTCCCCTCGACGAATATTGTGCGACGCGCGCGCTCGGACTCGAGGACCGCCTCGCTCTGATCGAACGGGTGTGTGATGCCGTGCAACACGCGCACGAACACGCCATCGTGCATCGGGACCTCAAGCCGTCCAACGTACTCGTCACCGAAACGGGTGACGTGAAGCTGCTCGACTTCGGTATCGCCAAACAGCTCGCCGCGGCCGACGACCCCGCGACGGCGGATGCCGGGGCCACCGTTACGAACACGGGTGGCGCCTCGACCGCCACACGATCGCAGTTGCGTCTCCTGACGCCGGCCTATGCGGCACCCGAACAGGTGCGTGGGGATGCGGTAGGCGTCTACACCGATGTGTATGCGCTCGGTGTGATGCTGTATCAACTGCTGGCGGGACGCCTGCCCTTTGACCTGTCGCGTTCGACGCCCGGCGAAGCCCTCACCGAGATTGTCGATCGTGAGCCGGAGCGTGTCTCCGTGGTTGCGCAGCGCGAAGCCGCCGCATGGATGCATGGCGTGCGACGTCCGCAATGGACCGATATCGACCTGTTGTGCAGCACGGCGATGCACAAGGACGCCAACCGGCGCTACCGCACCGTGGATGCCCTGCGACGGGACCTCCAGCATCTGCGGCGCAGCGAGCCACTGGAGGCACACCCGGATAGTCTGCCCTATCGCACCGCACGTTTCCTGCGTCGACACACACGCGCCGTCGCCCTTGGCGCCGTACTGGCTCTGACGATCGCCGGCATTGGTGGTGCTTCGGTGCGGCAGATTGCCGGCGCGCGAGACGATGCCCGCGCGGAGCTGCATCGTCGCGCCGAGTTGCAGCGATTCCTGCTCGCGATCTTCAGTGGCAACGAACACGGTGCTCCACCGGACAGTCTGCGCATCACCACCGTGATCGAACGCGGCGAGCGTCAGGCGTCGATGCTCGAACAGGACCCGTTGGTGCAGGGGGATCTGCTCGTGGCGCTCGGACGTATTCAACGGGCTCTCGGGCGGTATGATCGGGCCGATTCACTGATGCTCGCGGGAATCGGTGCCCTGCAGCGTGCGGGGGATACTCTCGCCGTGGCGGGGGCACTGTTGGCTCGAGCCGACGTCCGTCTCGAGCAGGCACAGTATCCGGCGGCGGACTCACTGCTGGATGCCGCGCAAAGGCTGGTGAAGCATGCATTGGACAAGCCCACGCCGCTCGCCTGGCGTCGGGACGCCGATCGTGAGCGGTCTGCGGCGACGCTCGATGCGCAGTTGTTCGATCTGCGCGGTCGTCGGCAGGTGCTGCAAGGGCAATATGATTCCGCGCGTACGACGCTCGATCTGGCGTTGCGTCTGGTGCCACCGCAGTCACCGGATCCGATGCTCACGGCCGATATTCTCGGTGACCTGGCGGATGTGGCGTTCTACACCGGTGCATACGATCGCGCCGATACACTCAATCGTGATGTGCTGACGCGGGTGCAACGGCATGCGGGAGCGTTCCATCCGCGCGTGGCGAGTACGATGGTGAACATCGGTGCCACGGAGTTCGAGCGTGGACGGTATGGCGAAGCGGAACGATGGTTTCGTGATGCGCTGGTGATCGCGGAACGCTACTTCGGCACCGAACATGTGCAGGTGGCTTCCACGCGGACGATGTTGGGTCGTGCGCTGGTGTTCCAGAACCGGCTCGAAGAAGCCACCGTGGCATTGGAGCAGGCCCTGCGTGTGCAACAAGCGAGTGTCGGCGCGAATCACCCAGGGGTGGCGAGTATCCTCAACGAACTCGGCAACGTCGCCATCCGTCGCCAGCAGCTCGACCGCGCCGATGCGTACTTCGCGCGAATGGCCGAGGTGTATTCGGCAAGCAATGGTGATGCGCATTTCACGGTGGCGGTTGCACTGTCCAATCGTGGTACCGTGGCAATGGAGCGCAAAGATCTTCCGGCGGCCGAACGCTGGTATCGTGAGGTGGTTCAGCGATTCGCCGCGGCGCAGGGCGCAGGGCATCTCAATACCGGCATTGCCCGCATCAAGCTGGGGCGGGCTCTCATTCGTCAGCAGCGCTGGCGCGAAGGCATCACCGAATCAGAGGCCGGCTACGAGATCGTGAAAACGAATGCCGCTCCCGGTGTCAGTTTCTTGCAGGCCGCGCGCCGCGATCTGGCGATCGCCTATGAGGCACTGGGCCAGCAGGACACGGCCACGAGATACCGTCGCGAAGCCGAGCAATACGACCCGCCCAAGCCGTAG